In Aegilops tauschii subsp. strangulata cultivar AL8/78 chromosome 3, Aet v6.0, whole genome shotgun sequence, one genomic interval encodes:
- the LOC120976774 gene encoding uncharacterized protein yields the protein MLGGRNNGPSTTSKARADGAGLAGASTVVADGGQAEVAASQFVVQLDEAARERLERMNRRLSLLEQQMEMLEAEVGRASSTADD from the exons ATGCTCGGGGGGAGAAACAATGGGCCGTCGACGACGTCGAAGGCCCGAGCGGACGGCGCTGGCCTCGCCGGCGCCAGCACCGTCGTCGCCGACGGCGGGCAGGCGGAGGTCGCAGCCTCGCAGTTCGTCGTGCAGCTAG ATGAGGCGGCTCGGGAGAGGCTGGAGCGCATGAACCGGAGGCTGAGTCTGCTGGAGCAGCAGATGGAGATGCTGGAGGCGGAGGTTGGGAGGGCCAGCAGTACCGCCGACGACTAG
- the LOC109758581 gene encoding GPN-loop GTPase QQT1: MVFGQVVIGPPGSGKTTYCNGMSQFLSLVGRKVAVINLDPANDALPYECAINIEDLIKLSDVMSEHSLGPNGGLVYCMDYLEMNIDWLEEKLKPLIEDHYFLFDFPGQVELFSLHTNARNIINKLIKKLDLRLTAVHLVDAHLCCDPGKYVSALLLSLSTMLHLELPHINVLSKIDLIENYGNLAFNLDFYTDVQDLSYLQYHLDQDPRSAKYRKLTKELCDVIDDFSLVNFSTLDIQDKESVGNLVKLIDKSNGYIFSSIDSSAVEFSKIAAAPLDWDYYRTAAVQEKYMKDDEIVQKTSGMQ, encoded by the exons ATGGTGTTTGGACAGGTTGTGATCGGGCCACCAGGCTCCGGCAAGACCACCTACTGCAACGGCATGTCCCAGTTCCTCTCCCTCGTAGGAAG GAAAGTTGCGGTCATCAATCTCGACCCCGCGAATGATGCATTGCC ATATGAATGTGCCATCAACATTGAGGACCTCATAAAGCTTAGTGATGTCATGTCTGAGCATTCGCTTGGTCCTAATGGAG GGCTTGTGTATTGCATGGATTACTTGGAGATGAATATTGACTGGCTTGAAGAGAAACTGAAACCTCTTATTGAAG ATCACTATTTTTTATTTGATTTCCCGGGGCAAGTGGAACTTTTCTCCCTTCACACAAATGCAAGGAATATCATCAATAAACTCATCAAAAAGCTAGACTTGCGG CTGACTGCTGTGCACCTTGTTGATGCTCATTTATGTTGTGATCCTGGGAAGTATGTGAGTGCTTTGCTTCTTTCACTATCAACAATGTTACACTTGGAGCTACCACACATCAATGTTTTATCAAAGATTGACCTTATTGAGAACTATGGAAATTTAG CATTCAACCTTGACTTCTACACTGATGTCCAAGACCTGTCCTATTTGCAATACCATCTTGATCAAGATCCTCGTTCTGCCAAGTACAG GAAACTTACGAAAGAGCTATGTGATGTGATTGATGATTTTAGCTTAGTCAATTTTTCGACTTTGGACATCCAG GACAAGGAAAGTGTTGGTAATCTTGTGAAGTTGATTGACAAGAGCAATGGCTATATATTCTCTTCCATAGACAGCAGTGCCGTTGAGTTCAGCAAAATCGCGGCTGCGCCTCTTGACTGGGACTACTACAG AACAGCGGCGGTGCAGGAGAAGTACATGAAAGATGATGAGATCGTTCAGAAAACAAGCGGGATGCAATGA